The Flavobacterium praedii genome window below encodes:
- a CDS encoding calcium:proton antiporter, with product MQKEINSHLPLWSVVAPILTCLLYAGISFNFGSWYLFFLAASLIVCILAAVHLAEVIALSVGEPLGTLVLALAITTIEVALIVSLMLTGGKETAVLARDTIFASEMIIINGIVGGCLLIGGLKFKEQSYGLEGVSAALTVLTAISVLTLILPNYTTSIIGPEFNTNQLFFVAIISLLLYGSFLLMQTVKHRDYFLPENADAQEEIHETPPTLKVSIVSSVLLLISLVAVVISAKALSPSIETGIDSIGAPKSTVGIIIAMVVLLPEGISALNAARKNRLQSSLNLALGSALASIGLTIPAVAFVSIYFDMPLYLGIDIKSTVLFVLSLFVLSLSLRTGKTTMIQGVVLLVIFSVYLFTTIIP from the coding sequence ATGCAAAAAGAAATCAATTCTCATCTTCCTTTGTGGTCAGTCGTTGCCCCAATTTTAACTTGTTTACTGTATGCTGGAATTTCGTTTAATTTTGGAAGTTGGTATTTGTTTTTTCTAGCTGCAAGTTTGATAGTTTGTATTCTGGCAGCAGTACATCTTGCAGAAGTGATAGCACTAAGTGTTGGAGAACCTTTGGGAACTTTGGTGTTAGCCTTAGCAATTACGACAATCGAAGTAGCTTTAATTGTTTCATTAATGCTTACAGGTGGTAAAGAAACAGCAGTTTTGGCTAGAGATACCATTTTTGCTTCCGAAATGATTATTATAAATGGTATTGTAGGTGGTTGTTTATTAATTGGAGGATTGAAATTTAAAGAGCAAAGTTATGGATTGGAAGGGGTTAGTGCAGCCTTGACGGTTTTGACAGCGATTTCTGTTTTGACTTTGATTTTGCCAAATTATACCACTAGTATTATAGGTCCGGAATTCAATACAAATCAACTGTTTTTTGTAGCAATTATTTCATTGTTACTTTATGGTTCTTTTTTATTGATGCAAACAGTCAAACATCGCGATTATTTTTTGCCGGAAAATGCTGATGCGCAAGAAGAGATTCATGAAACACCCCCAACTTTAAAGGTTAGTATTGTAAGTTCTGTTTTATTGTTAATTAGTTTAGTAGCAGTCGTTATTTCGGCTAAAGCATTGTCTCCTAGTATTGAAACCGGTATTGATTCAATTGGAGCTCCAAAATCAACAGTTGGAATTATCATTGCAATGGTCGTATTACTGCCTGAAGGGATATCGGCTTTGAATGCAGCTCGTAAAAATAGATTGCAATCTAGTTTAAACTTAGCTCTAGGTTCTGCATTAGCCAGTATCGGACTAACAATTCCTGCAGTTGCATTTGTATCCATTTATTTTGATATGCCCCTTTATTTGGGAATAGATATCAAATCTACTGTTCTATTTGTTTTATCTCTTTTTGTATTGTCACTTTCATTGCGCACTGGAAAAACCACGATGATACAAGGGGTTGTTTTGTTAGTTATTTTTTCAGTCTATTTATTTACAACAATAATTCCTTAG
- a CDS encoding META domain-containing protein has translation MRKIALLFMFIGANFASCGTPKSAVKSYSLEGTWQLNYISGPRIAFDGLFPNNKPTISFDLKENKVAGNNSCNQYFGALLVDGSKINFADAKMGMTMMACEGNGDSVYMEILKKIDSYTITDEGKTLSFLMNDVVMMRFTHQD, from the coding sequence ATGAGAAAAATAGCATTATTATTTATGTTTATAGGAGCGAATTTTGCTTCTTGTGGTACTCCAAAATCTGCTGTAAAATCGTATTCATTGGAAGGTACTTGGCAATTGAATTATATTTCTGGCCCCAGAATTGCTTTTGATGGTTTGTTTCCTAATAATAAACCAACAATTTCCTTCGATTTAAAAGAAAATAAAGTTGCAGGAAACAATAGTTGTAATCAATATTTTGGTGCTTTACTTGTAGATGGTTCCAAAATTAATTTTGCAGATGCTAAAATGGGTATGACAATGATGGCTTGTGAAGGAAATGGAGATTCTGTTTATATGGAAATACTAAAGAAGATTGATTCCTATACGATTACAGATGAAGGAAAAACATTGAGTTTTTTGATGAATGACGTTGTTATGATGCGATTTACCCATCAAGATTGA
- a CDS encoding acetyl-CoA C-acyltransferase, translating into MKTAYIVKAYRTAVGKAPKGVFRFKRPDELAAETIQFMMNELPDFDKTRIDDVMVGNAMPEAEQGLNVGRLISLMGLKVDDVPGVTVNRYCASGLETIGMATAKIQSGMAHCIIAGGAESMSFIPMGGYKPTPDYAVAKAGHEDYYWGMGLTSEAVAKQFNISRADQDEFAFQSHNKALKAQAEGKFDKQIVPITVEQTFINENGKKETKSYVVNKDEGPRAGTSLEALAGLRAVFAADGSVTAGNSSQMSDGAAFVLVMSEEMVKELNLEPIARLVNFASAGVEPRIMGIGPVKAIPKALKQAGLTLNDIDLIELNEAFASQALAVTRELNLNPDIINVNGGAIALGHPLGCTGAKLSVQLFDEMKRRGSKYGIVSMCVGTGQGSAGVFELI; encoded by the coding sequence ATGAAAACAGCATATATAGTTAAAGCGTATCGTACTGCGGTAGGTAAAGCACCAAAAGGGGTTTTTAGATTTAAAAGACCTGATGAATTAGCAGCAGAAACCATTCAGTTTATGATGAATGAGTTGCCTGATTTTGACAAAACACGTATTGACGACGTTATGGTAGGAAACGCCATGCCAGAAGCAGAACAAGGTTTAAACGTAGGTCGTTTAATCTCTTTGATGGGATTAAAAGTAGATGACGTTCCGGGTGTTACCGTAAACAGATATTGCGCTTCGGGATTGGAAACAATCGGAATGGCAACTGCCAAAATTCAATCTGGAATGGCACATTGTATCATTGCCGGTGGAGCCGAAAGCATGAGTTTTATTCCAATGGGAGGTTACAAACCTACTCCAGATTATGCTGTTGCAAAAGCGGGACACGAGGATTACTATTGGGGAATGGGATTGACATCGGAAGCGGTGGCGAAACAATTCAACATCTCTCGTGCAGACCAAGATGAATTTGCTTTTCAATCACACAACAAAGCATTGAAAGCACAAGCAGAAGGTAAATTTGACAAACAAATTGTTCCAATTACGGTAGAGCAAACTTTTATCAATGAAAATGGTAAAAAAGAAACCAAATCATACGTTGTAAACAAAGACGAAGGACCAAGAGCTGGTACTTCTTTGGAAGCATTAGCAGGTCTTAGAGCTGTTTTTGCTGCCGACGGAAGTGTAACGGCTGGTAACTCTTCACAAATGAGTGATGGTGCTGCTTTTGTACTGGTTATGAGCGAAGAAATGGTGAAAGAATTAAATCTTGAACCTATCGCTCGATTGGTAAACTTCGCCTCAGCAGGTGTTGAACCAAGAATCATGGGAATTGGCCCTGTAAAAGCGATTCCAAAAGCGTTGAAACAAGCAGGATTAACGCTGAATGATATCGATTTAATTGAATTGAACGAAGCTTTTGCTTCACAAGCATTGGCAGTTACTCGCGAATTGAACTTGAATCCAGATATCATCAATGTAAATGGTGGGGCGATTGCCTTAGGTCATCCTCTAGGTTGTACCGGAGCCAAATTATCAGTTCAATTGTTTGACGAGATGAAACGCAGAGGAAGCAAATATGGAATTGTTTCTATGTGTGTGGGAACAGGACAAGGAAGTGCTGGTGTTTTTGAATTAATTTAA
- a CDS encoding superoxide dismutase family protein, producing MKKIVFSIVIIIAVIIGCKTKGNASDSKSLNLIFESKSNSNVTGTATFVEKNGKVTFVAKIAGLQPGIHAIHIHEKSDCTAADGSSAGGHWNPTFKKHGKWGVGEYHKGDIGNFIADEKGNGTITLTTDEWTIGGEDPTKNILGKGLIVHQGADDFTTQPSGNAGARVACSAIIK from the coding sequence ATGAAAAAAATCGTCTTTTCTATCGTTATTATTATTGCTGTAATTATAGGTTGCAAAACCAAAGGTAACGCAAGTGATTCCAAAAGTTTAAACCTGATATTTGAATCCAAAAGCAATAGCAATGTAACAGGTACAGCTACATTTGTGGAGAAAAATGGCAAAGTAACCTTTGTAGCAAAAATTGCTGGGTTACAACCTGGAATTCATGCCATACACATACATGAAAAATCAGATTGTACAGCCGCTGACGGAAGTTCTGCAGGAGGACATTGGAATCCTACTTTCAAAAAACATGGGAAATGGGGCGTAGGAGAATATCACAAAGGAGATATTGGCAATTTTATTGCAGATGAAAAAGGAAACGGTACTATTACTTTAACTACAGACGAATGGACTATCGGCGGTGAAGATCCTACCAAAAACATTCTTGGAAAAGGACTTATTGTACACCAAGGAGCAGATGATTTTACAACTCAACCTTCTGGTAATGCTGGGGCTAGAGTAGCTTGTTCTGCAATTATCAAATAA
- the can gene encoding carbonate dehydratase: protein MSDFYKKILDNNKKWVEDQLNNDPEYFKDLAKSQTPPLLWIGCSDSRVPANEIIGAKPGEVFVHRNIANMVVHSDMNMLSVLDYAVNVLKVKHVLVCGHYGCGGIKAAMGNASIGIIDNWIRHIKDVYRLHHLYLDSILDETERFNKFVEINVKEQVYDLAKTSIVQSAWRSGQELTIHGWVYGLNSGFVTDLGVNFSSNKDLTGVYQLNFE, encoded by the coding sequence ATGAGTGATTTTTATAAAAAAATATTAGATAATAATAAAAAGTGGGTTGAAGATCAATTGAATAATGATCCTGAATATTTTAAGGATTTAGCCAAAAGCCAAACACCACCGTTATTGTGGATTGGATGTTCGGATAGTAGAGTTCCTGCAAATGAAATTATTGGTGCTAAGCCTGGAGAAGTATTTGTACATCGAAACATTGCAAATATGGTTGTCCATTCGGATATGAATATGTTAAGTGTCTTGGATTATGCTGTAAATGTTCTCAAAGTAAAACATGTTCTTGTATGCGGTCACTATGGTTGTGGAGGTATAAAAGCAGCAATGGGAAATGCTTCAATTGGTATTATAGATAACTGGATTCGACATATCAAAGATGTTTATCGTTTGCATCATTTGTATCTGGATTCTATTTTAGATGAAACGGAACGATTTAACAAGTTTGTTGAAATCAATGTAAAAGAGCAAGTCTATGATTTGGCTAAAACGTCAATAGTGCAATCAGCGTGGAGATCGGGACAAGAATTAACTATACATGGATGGGTTTATGGGCTAAATTCTGGTTTTGTTACGGATTTAGGAGTTAATTTTAGTTCAAACAAAGATCTTACAGGAGTGTATCAATTGAATTTTGAATAA
- a CDS encoding DUF4251 domain-containing protein, whose amino-acid sequence MKTVFVTFLLFFSMFIGFAQEKSKQQIKQEKIIVKQNEIQALVDSKEYEFVASTAYPLGTRSIDLTTNPNYLRFKKDSIFSEMPYFGRAYAGIGFGKGGGLDFKGPIQDYSITKNKKSYTILAKVKDNSDYYSITLIVFLEGNASLTINSSNRNSINYRGRVDQIKVN is encoded by the coding sequence ATGAAAACTGTTTTTGTTACTTTTTTACTTTTTTTCTCAATGTTTATTGGTTTTGCTCAGGAAAAGTCAAAGCAGCAAATCAAACAAGAAAAAATAATTGTAAAGCAAAATGAAATTCAAGCTCTTGTTGATTCAAAAGAATATGAGTTTGTAGCTAGTACGGCTTACCCTCTAGGGACTAGAAGTATTGATTTGACTACAAATCCTAATTATTTGCGTTTTAAAAAAGATTCTATTTTTAGTGAAATGCCCTATTTTGGTAGGGCTTATGCTGGAATAGGTTTTGGAAAAGGTGGAGGATTGGATTTCAAAGGGCCTATTCAAGATTATTCGATAACTAAAAACAAGAAAAGTTATACCATTTTAGCAAAAGTAAAAGACAATTCAGATTATTACAGTATTACTTTAATTGTTTTTTTGGAAGGAAATGCATCGTTAACAATAAATTCTTCCAATCGAAATTCAATTAATTATCGAGGGCGTGTAGACCAAATTAAAGTCAATTAA
- a CDS encoding Dps family protein: protein MKLNAIGLPVAESEVIIVELNVLLSNFQVYYQSLRGMHWNIRGKRFFDLHLKFEELYNDSQLKIDLIAERVLTLGGRPLHTFEDYLKFNKLAVGKNISNDETSIQLIVSSLSQLLQIERTILEKASAINDEGTSSMMSDFIVEQEKTIWMMNAWLE from the coding sequence ATGAAATTAAATGCAATAGGATTACCGGTAGCAGAATCAGAAGTTATAATAGTTGAATTGAATGTTCTTTTGTCAAATTTTCAAGTTTATTATCAAAGTTTAAGAGGGATGCATTGGAATATAAGAGGAAAACGTTTCTTTGACTTGCATCTTAAATTTGAGGAATTATACAATGATTCCCAATTAAAAATTGATTTAATTGCTGAAAGAGTGTTGACATTAGGTGGTAGACCATTGCATACTTTTGAAGATTACTTGAAATTCAATAAATTAGCAGTTGGTAAAAATATTTCAAATGATGAAACTAGTATTCAATTAATTGTAAGCTCTCTTTCTCAATTGTTACAAATTGAAAGAACAATTTTAGAAAAGGCTTCTGCAATTAACGATGAAGGTACTTCTTCTATGATGAGTGATTTTATTGTAGAACAGGAAAAAACCATTTGGATGATGAATGCTTGGTTAGAATAA
- a CDS encoding BamA/TamA family outer membrane protein, producing the protein MIKYLISFFVCFILNQNVIYAQIATDIDNSCTPKTIFELFNKKDSILMVKPVKNSFLLVMPVIGFQPATGLNFGAAIQYTFKGRDVLDKYSSTNLGLIFTTKKQLLLNVKNNILLSDNKLYLSGDYRLYVFTQPNYGLGTNNIPKYNKDPDFDITSIEEPMDYNYFKFHQTASWELKKHFYVGGGIELDWYSTIVDTNLDVNNGIYTNHYEYSILYGFNTNEYFVNGLSLNLIYDSRDNQINTRKGWYAKLNYRFNADLFNEQSASNVLYSELRYFLPLDSKKENFVLGIWAYGQFVTKGVVPYLNLPSIGWDQRSRSGEGYTQGLFRGNSLAYFQAELRFPITCNQFLSGTVFTNLTTASNEINNIRLLQYIQPAFGLGLRILIDKATRTNLVLDYAVGNHSKGFYLNAGETF; encoded by the coding sequence ATGATTAAATATTTAATCTCTTTTTTTGTTTGTTTTATTCTGAATCAGAATGTTATTTATGCTCAAATAGCTACAGATATTGACAATTCATGTACTCCCAAAACTATTTTTGAATTGTTTAATAAAAAAGATTCTATTTTAATGGTAAAACCAGTAAAGAATAGTTTTTTACTAGTAATGCCAGTTATTGGATTTCAACCTGCAACGGGATTAAATTTTGGAGCAGCAATTCAATATACTTTTAAAGGTAGAGATGTTTTAGATAAATATTCATCCACTAATCTTGGTTTGATTTTTACAACCAAAAAACAATTATTACTGAATGTTAAAAATAATATTTTATTAAGTGATAATAAATTATATTTAAGTGGAGATTATCGATTATATGTTTTTACTCAACCCAATTATGGGTTAGGGACAAACAATATTCCAAAATATAATAAAGATCCTGATTTTGATATTACATCGATTGAAGAACCTATGGATTATAACTATTTTAAGTTTCATCAAACGGCTTCTTGGGAATTAAAAAAACATTTTTATGTAGGAGGCGGAATAGAACTGGATTGGTATTCTACAATAGTTGATACAAACTTAGATGTTAATAACGGAATTTATACCAACCATTATGAGTATAGTATTTTATATGGCTTTAATACAAATGAATATTTTGTAAATGGCTTGAGTCTTAATTTGATATATGATTCTAGAGATAATCAAATTAATACAAGAAAAGGTTGGTATGCAAAATTAAATTATAGATTTAATGCTGATTTATTTAACGAACAAAGCGCTAGTAATGTTCTTTATTCGGAATTGCGATATTTTCTTCCATTAGATTCCAAAAAGGAAAATTTTGTATTGGGTATTTGGGCTTATGGGCAGTTTGTGACCAAAGGAGTTGTTCCGTATTTGAATTTACCTTCAATTGGTTGGGACCAAAGAAGCCGAAGCGGTGAGGGATATACTCAAGGACTTTTTAGAGGAAATAGTTTAGCCTATTTTCAAGCTGAATTGCGTTTTCCTATAACTTGTAATCAATTCCTTAGTGGAACAGTTTTTACAAATTTAACCACGGCTAGTAATGAAATTAATAACATTAGACTTTTGCAATATATTCAACCTGCTTTTGGTTTGGGTTTGAGAATTTTAATTGATAAGGCCACTCGTACGAATTTGGTTTTAGATTATGCAGTTGGGAATCATTCTAAAGGGTTCTATCTTAATGCAGGGGAAACTTTTTAA
- a CDS encoding YdeI/OmpD-associated family protein, with the protein MALKEKEHYYFKNTTAWREWLHNNHHSSAGVYLIFYKVNSPFESMRWEEAVQVAICYGWIDSTVKNIDEHSRKQMFTPRKHNSVWSKLNKTYIEKLIADNLMHESGLAKIEIAKQNGSWTFLDAVENLLLPEDLKLAFEKNKIAFDNYKNFSPSYQKSYLYWLNQAKRIETRNNRITIIIEHCKQNKKSRE; encoded by the coding sequence TTGGCCTTGAAAGAAAAGGAACATTATTACTTTAAAAACACAACAGCTTGGCGGGAATGGTTGCACAACAATCATCATTCGTCAGCTGGTGTTTATTTAATTTTTTATAAAGTAAATAGTCCTTTCGAAAGCATGCGTTGGGAAGAAGCTGTTCAAGTTGCCATTTGTTATGGATGGATCGATTCTACTGTTAAAAATATTGATGAACACAGCCGCAAACAAATGTTTACTCCTAGGAAACACAATAGCGTTTGGAGTAAACTCAACAAAACCTATATTGAAAAATTGATTGCAGACAATCTGATGCATGAAAGTGGATTGGCTAAAATTGAAATAGCTAAACAAAATGGATCTTGGACTTTCTTGGATGCTGTCGAAAATTTGCTACTACCCGAAGATTTAAAATTAGCATTCGAAAAAAATAAAATTGCTTTCGATAATTACAAAAATTTTAGTCCTTCCTATCAAAAAAGCTATCTGTACTGGCTCAACCAAGCCAAAAGAATTGAAACCAGAAACAATCGAATTACAATAATAATTGAACATTGTAAGCAAAATAAAAAATCTAGGGAATAA
- a CDS encoding four helix bundle protein yields MKENIIATKTFDFALSIVNLFVQLKKENEFIISKQILRSATSIGANVEEAIAAQSRKDFIHKMSIASKEARETKYWLRLLDKSDLTTIEINHYLIEVEHIINIITKIIKTSQESK; encoded by the coding sequence ATGAAGGAAAATATTATTGCAACAAAAACATTTGATTTTGCACTATCGATAGTAAACCTTTTTGTTCAGCTTAAAAAAGAAAATGAATTCATAATTTCTAAACAAATCTTAAGATCTGCCACAAGTATTGGAGCGAATGTTGAAGAAGCAATTGCTGCACAATCAAGAAAAGATTTTATTCATAAAATGTCCATTGCTTCAAAAGAAGCTAGAGAAACTAAATATTGGTTGCGATTATTAGATAAATCTGATTTAACAACAATTGAAATTAATCATTATTTAATTGAAGTTGAACACATAATTAATATAATAACCAAAATCATTAAAACATCACAAGAATCAAAATAA
- a CDS encoding LETM1-related biofilm-associated protein — MINPSAPGWIDKFFIKLKLSEQTVSETEDDFYQKLRNTGFIYGHIISFDIPFKIETKGWFQEEISKIALLNALYGVFTETKKEKDSTLFIEQVNAFYKQMHPEGFNLFKKILPKSTPSLTLEKIINQRVQTNDNIINKNFSHLVTNALLFIDVLAFRQYLIHGNIPEKYLKKIEETIINIVTLALKIKTNKSQYDDLLIKLFEASIRYSKFSKNKNTTLETLELHYFTADLEKKYLIDIAGMALWSDGVLENNEAYFLYTLAHTFAISNEFVSQSILSTDAFISKYKKEIPYFNFSNPVKHFYDQTTQSVVTLVSRNKTRLVKEIIQSKELMLLLAHSTHRDLDEKEKKKVKKQILDICKTIPSLTIFLLPGGSLLLPILIKFIPTLLPSAFNENLNNDD, encoded by the coding sequence ATGATTAACCCTTCTGCACCTGGTTGGATAGATAAATTCTTTATTAAACTAAAGTTATCAGAACAAACTGTCTCTGAAACGGAAGATGATTTTTATCAAAAATTAAGAAATACCGGTTTCATATATGGTCACATCATTTCATTTGATATTCCTTTCAAAATTGAAACTAAAGGTTGGTTTCAAGAAGAAATTTCAAAAATCGCATTATTAAATGCTTTATATGGTGTATTTACAGAAACCAAAAAAGAAAAGGACTCAACACTTTTTATAGAACAAGTGAATGCCTTTTATAAACAGATGCATCCAGAAGGATTCAATTTATTCAAAAAGATTTTACCAAAAAGCACACCTTCGTTAACACTAGAAAAAATAATAAACCAACGGGTACAGACGAATGACAATATCATCAATAAAAACTTTTCCCATTTAGTTACCAATGCTCTTTTATTCATAGATGTTTTAGCTTTTCGCCAATATCTTATTCATGGTAATATTCCTGAAAAGTACCTAAAAAAGATCGAAGAAACGATTATTAATATTGTTACATTGGCTTTGAAAATAAAAACAAATAAATCTCAATACGATGATTTATTAATAAAATTATTTGAAGCTTCAATTCGGTATAGTAAATTTTCTAAAAACAAAAACACAACCCTAGAGACATTAGAACTTCATTACTTTACTGCTGATTTAGAAAAAAAATACCTTATTGATATTGCAGGAATGGCATTATGGAGTGATGGTGTTTTAGAAAATAACGAAGCCTATTTTTTATATACTTTGGCTCATACTTTTGCAATATCAAATGAATTTGTCTCACAAAGTATTTTGAGTACAGATGCATTTATTTCAAAATATAAAAAAGAGATTCCGTATTTTAACTTTTCCAATCCTGTTAAACATTTTTACGACCAAACGACCCAAAGTGTCGTAACACTTGTTTCAAGAAACAAAACAAGACTAGTAAAAGAAATCATTCAAAGCAAGGAATTAATGCTTCTTTTGGCCCATTCTACTCATAGAGATTTAGATGAAAAAGAAAAGAAAAAAGTCAAAAAACAAATATTAGACATTTGTAAAACCATTCCTTCTTTAACAATATTCTTACTCCCGGGAGGAAGTTTGTTATTACCAATTTTAATCAAATTTATACCTACATTACTGCCATCTGCATTTAATGAAAATTTAAACAATGATGACTAA
- a CDS encoding acyl-CoA dehydrogenase family protein — translation MSDKTRGGQFIVKETKCEDIFTPEDFNEEQLMMRDSVKEFVDKELWAHKDRFEKKDYGYTQECMKKAGDLGFLSVAVPEAYGGMGMGFVNTVLVCDYISGATGSFSTAFGAHTGIGTMPITLYGTEEQKQKYVPKLASGEWFGAYCLTEPGAGSDANSGKTKAVLSEDGKTYSITGQKMWISNAGFCSVFIVFARIGDDKNITGFIVENTKDNGISMNEEEHKLGIRASSTRQVFFNETKVPVENMLSERGNGFKIAMNALNVGRIKLAAACLDAQRRVINGAVNYSNERIQFNTAISQFGAIRSKLAEMATSCYAGESATYRAAKDIEDRITAREAEGVSHQESELKGVEEYAIECSILKVAVSEDVQNCADEGIQIFGGMGFSEDTPMESAWRDARIARIYEGTNEINRMLSVGMLIKKAMKGHVDLLGPASKVQEELMGIPSFETPDYSELFAEEKEMITKLKKAFLMVAGGAVQKYGPDLDSHQQLLMAASDILIEIYMAESTILRTEKLAKATGEDKVKEQIAMAKLYLYQAVDIITQKGKESIISFAEGDEQRMMLMGLRRFTKYTNMPNVVGLRETITTKLVAENAYCF, via the coding sequence ATGAGCGACAAAACAAGAGGTGGTCAATTCATCGTAAAAGAAACAAAATGTGAAGATATCTTCACGCCAGAAGATTTCAATGAAGAGCAATTAATGATGCGTGACTCTGTAAAAGAGTTCGTAGATAAAGAATTGTGGGCACACAAAGATCGTTTTGAGAAAAAAGATTATGGGTATACACAAGAGTGTATGAAAAAAGCGGGAGATCTTGGTTTCTTAAGCGTAGCAGTACCTGAAGCTTATGGCGGAATGGGAATGGGATTTGTAAATACTGTTTTGGTATGTGATTATATTTCGGGAGCAACGGGTTCATTCTCTACTGCTTTTGGAGCACACACCGGAATTGGAACAATGCCAATTACACTTTACGGAACAGAAGAGCAAAAACAAAAATACGTGCCTAAATTGGCTTCTGGAGAATGGTTTGGAGCGTATTGCTTGACGGAACCGGGTGCTGGATCTGATGCCAATTCTGGAAAAACTAAAGCTGTTTTATCTGAAGACGGAAAAACATATTCGATCACTGGACAAAAAATGTGGATTTCGAATGCAGGATTTTGTTCAGTTTTCATTGTATTCGCAAGGATTGGTGATGACAAAAATATCACTGGATTTATCGTAGAAAACACTAAAGATAATGGAATCTCAATGAACGAAGAAGAACATAAATTAGGAATTCGTGCATCTTCGACTCGTCAGGTTTTCTTCAATGAAACTAAAGTCCCTGTAGAAAACATGTTGTCTGAAAGAGGAAATGGTTTCAAAATCGCCATGAATGCATTGAACGTAGGTCGTATCAAATTGGCAGCAGCTTGTTTGGATGCACAACGTAGAGTAATCAATGGAGCCGTAAACTATTCTAACGAAAGAATTCAGTTTAATACAGCAATTTCTCAGTTTGGAGCTATTCGTTCTAAATTGGCCGAAATGGCAACTTCTTGCTACGCAGGAGAAAGTGCTACCTATCGTGCTGCAAAAGACATTGAAGATAGAATTACTGCTCGTGAAGCTGAAGGTGTTTCGCACCAAGAATCAGAATTGAAAGGTGTTGAAGAATATGCTATCGAGTGTTCTATCTTGAAAGTAGCCGTTTCTGAAGATGTTCAAAACTGTGCCGACGAAGGAATTCAAATCTTTGGAGGCATGGGATTCTCTGAAGACACACCTATGGAAAGTGCATGGAGAGACGCTCGTATTGCTCGTATCTACGAAGGTACAAACGAAATCAACAGAATGCTTTCAGTTGGAATGTTGATCAAAAAAGCAATGAAAGGTCACGTTGATTTACTTGGACCTGCTTCTAAAGTACAAGAAGAATTAATGGGAATTCCATCTTTTGAAACTCCTGATTATTCTGAATTGTTTGCTGAAGAAAAAGAAATGATTACCAAATTGAAAAAAGCATTCCTTATGGTTGCCGGTGGAGCAGTTCAAAAATACGGCCCAGACTTAGATTCTCACCAACAATTATTGATGGCTGCCTCTGATATCTTAATCGAAATCTATATGGCCGAGAGTACTATATTGAGAACCGAAAAATTAGCTAAAGCAACTGGTGAAGACAAAGTGAAAGAACAAATTGCAATGGCAAAATTATACTTATACCAAGCGGTTGACATCATCACTCAAAAAGGAAAAGAGAGCATTATTTCTTTTGCTGAAGGCGATGAGCAACGCATGATGTTAATGGGACTTCGTCGTTTTACTAAATACACCAATATGCCAAATGTTGTTGGATTAAGAGAAACGATTACTACAAAATTAGTAGCAGAAAATGCTTACTGCTTCTAA